The Glandiceps talaboti chromosome 9, keGlaTala1.1, whole genome shotgun sequence genome window below encodes:
- the LOC144440015 gene encoding asparagine--tRNA ligase, cytoplasmic-like has translation MASTVGAREVADSPPIYTSLKKGDDETGDGSDKAPFKTARKAIEFYGKEPLPIIYVDGKDDEKEWDELSLNQKKKLLKQWKFDVKKADDVDKGGEVVQRKKADTVKTVELKAPELPFKTIKLKEVENLHEGVRVKVQGWVNNLRRQGTDIYFVILRDGTGFLQCVFTKELCHTSDALILSEESTISVIGNIQKVPEGKTAPGGRELVADFWEAIQIAPAGGIDPEVNENSDVDLQLDKRHLMLRRKEIANIMKIKSTVTQCFRDHYFANNYHEIFPPTFVQTQVEGGATLFKLDYFGETAFLTQSSQLYLETALPSLGDVFCIAQSYRAEKSRTRRHLSEYAHVEAECPFITFDDLLDRIEFLVCDVVDRVLKSPVVDLVKELNPNLEPMKRPFRRMDYTEAIVYLKEHNITKDDGTFYEFGDDIPEAPERKMTDQINEPIFLRKFPGPIKSFYMAKDKEDERVTESVDLLLPTVGEIVGGSMRISDEQELIDAFTREGIDTTPYYWYTDQRKYGSCPHGGYGLGLERFLTWLLHRHNIKDVCFYPRFTGRCKP, from the exons ATGGCTTCGACTGTTGGTGCACGAGAAG TGGCTGACAGCCCTCCTATATACACATCATTAAAAAAGGGTGATGATGAAACTGGTGATGGAAGCGACAAGGCACCCTTCAAAACGGCTAGGAAg GCAATAGAATTCTATGGAAAGGAACCTTTGCCAATTATATATGTCGATGGTAAAGATGATGAAAAG GAATGGGACGAATTGTCCTTAaaccagaaaaaaaagttgcttAAACAATGGAAATTTGACGTAAAGAAAGCTGATGATGTTGATAAG GGCGGAGAAGTTGTACAAAGAAAGAAAGCAGACACTGTGAAAACAGTCGAATTGAAGGCGCCCGAGCTGCCTTTCAAGACG ATTAAACTTAAGGAAGTGGAAAATCTCCACGAAGGAGTCAGAGTCAAAGTTCAGGGATGGGTTAACAATTTACGTCGTCAAG GCACAGATatctattttgttattttacgtgATGGAACCGGTTTTCTACAGTGCGTTTTTACAAAGGAACTG TGCCACACAAGCGACGCATTGATTCTATCTGAGGAAAGCACGATTTCAGTGATAGGAAACATACAGAAGGTGCCAGAAGGGAAAACA GCTCCAGGAGGCCGTGAACTTGTTGCTGACTTTTGGGAAGCTATTCAAATAGCTCCGGCTGGGGGTATCGATCCTGAAGTGAATGAG AACTCTGATGTAGACCTGCAGTTGGATAAGAGGCATTTGATGTTAAGGAGAAAGGAG ATTGCTAACATTATGAAGATAAAATCTACTGTTAcgcaatg TTTCAGAGACCACTATTTTGCCAACAATTATCATGAG ATTTTCCCACCTACCTTTGTACAAACCCAGGTGGAGGGTGGTGCGACATTGTTTAAACTGGACTACTTTGGGGAAACG GCCTTTCTTACACAGTCCTCGCAGCTCTATCTGGAAACTGCACTTCCTTCTTTGGGCGATGTATTTTGCATTGCTCAATCTTACAGGGCTGAGAAATCAAGGACAAGGAGACATTTGTCTGA GTATGCTCATGTTGAAGCTGAATGTCCATTTATAACCTTCGACGATCTACTAGATAGGATCGAATTCCTTGTATGTGATGTGGTTGATAGAGTGTTAAAATCACCAGTTGTCGATTTAGTGAAGGAGTTGAACCCG AATCTAGAACCCATGAAACGACCATTTCGAAGAATGGACTACACAGAAGCCATCGTATATCTAAAGGAACACAACATAACAAAGGATGACGGAACGTTTTACGAATTCGGCGAT GATATTCCTGAAGCTCCAGAAAGGAAGATGACAGATCAAATAAATGAG cCCATATTCCTACGTAAGTTTCCTGGACCTATTAAGTCTTTCTACATGGCAAAAGATAAGGAGGACGAAAGAGTAACAGAATCT GTTGACCTGCTCTTGCCAACTGTGGGAGAAATAGTTGGAGGCTCTATGAGAATTTCTGATGAGCAGGAGTTAATTGACGCATTTACTCGTGAAGGGATAGATACCACGCCTTACTACTGGTATACCGACCAA AGGAAGTATGGTTCTTGTCCACATGGCGGCTATGGTCTTGGCCTTGAACGCTTCTTAACGTGGTTGTTACATAGACATAACATCAAGGATGTATGTTTCTATCCACGCTTTACTGGCCGCTGCAAGCCATAA